ataatatatatgtattaaatgaTATGCCCTCGGTCAATATGAATTTAACTGGGGAAAACATCTTCATATCTCCCTCATAATCATGCGATAATAATACATGATAATACATGATacttgatacaatatcatataataaactatcatataatacaatatcacatatcgtataatacaatacaatcaTAGGATATATAATAGTAATATCATCatgttattattatattttcttatatcGCATATGAAATTGCTTTTAAGCATTggatccttattttttgaaagataaagtCTCATaatgcagcggtgtgtgcataaaAACTGAATAACAATTAAAagttgtctgcaaatgtgaattatacataaaaattactgtattatcatatgggtaatttcaaatcaattgaagagccactgtaacagccacaagcgtgatctttgattttcgctttTGACGTTGCACttaacagcgttcaacgtttgtgacatcaccatttttgggagttgatttttaatcaactcttctttgcagttactctagcaaaccgaaactgaaacagtgtgtGGACCTAatcacaaatcatcaccgctgacaagactcagttcttgaaaataatcgttTGATTTGACGTAATGTTTgttgaagcattttttttaatgaaacttttttaggaataccttaaaaatagtcagattttaaagagtacgaacaattaagatattttttgcagtcgtatgtattcctacgccgcagttcaatatagtctcgtttaccttgtgtttaaaaaaaactaaatcaaGTCACTGACTactgtaacttttaaaaaatccaataaaaACTCTGGTAcgaaatatttatttacgcCTTTTAAAATTAGAAACAAATTGCATTGTGTTCTCAAAAATTAGCTCTACAATGGATAGATGAGCTACAAATATCGATGATATCACGGagtttcaaataatttttcagcTGGGTTGGAATGTGTATGGTATCAATAGCTGGAAATATCGTTGTATCTTTAGAACTTTTCCTTAAACGTTGTCTTATTGCTGACCTACACATCTGCTTCAAACTGACGGGTTCTTCAACATTAACGTCAATACGTTTCAGGTTTTCTCTGATGAATCGATTGTTTATGTCGGCGCTAGTTAAATGATACCCAGCCCCCAAAAACGTTTCCAATAAAGTACTAAACTGTACACAATCATTATTCGAGCGAAAACAATTGTGTCCACTAAACTGGAACCAAACATCACTGAGGTTATACATGTTTGGATCCACACCGTGCTGTAGAAGTAGGATTGCCGTGTCACATTTAAAATATGGTCCAGGAATATTTAAAGTCGTTGGGCGGTTGGCCTTAAAGACTCTCCCTCTCCTATGTGAAAAAGAACAATCGTGCATAAatctgtatacatatatatgaaaacCATAAACGCAGTTAgtgcaatataattttttggtaATGAttaagcatttttaatttgtttcataGAAAAGTTAAAATACCACGGTGTGGTGTAGTTAAATGTTACCAGATACTTGTTGGTGTGACTTCAAGTTGCGTCACACTCAGTTTTGATTGCTACGGCGAGCAAAAAAAGTAACCAGCTCTGAccacaaacttttttttacttttatctcaCCAAAGGTCGTGCTTTGCAAGCTTAGTCTAGTAGGGATGACAATTTAATGACATTgccgttttttttttcgttacaattatgtaaatattaaaattcatttcagaaTTTTACGGACTACCATCGACTAGGTTGATGAGGCGAAGAAACCGCTGGGCTCCAAAATGTAGGTCTTATTATACACTGATGAAATTTGTGTACAAAATAGATCAACGAAGGTTTTGTgggttttgtttgttattttaatcGTTCTTTCTCAGTCTTTTTATATGTGTCGCttactgaatttaattttatcaaattaaatcaaatgctTAAGTTGATAAGATAGAATAAAACTCCGGAAAGGACTCATGAATACCTTAAGTACAACGTATCTAATTTGTTTTGCGTATTGCGCACCTTAAAGATGGGTCTGTACAttgtaataaatatttgaatttcagTAATCCGACACGATCACTAAAACACTTGTAAAAATCGCTATTGACGCCATCTTTAACTGCTCTACGTCatcaatgcatatttttatggTACAAGTATTGGCTAAACTTGGTATGACTGAGACATACTAAATGTGCTTTTTAACATTACTTAACATTCACACAAATTTCCTTTTTACCTGACAATGTTTTAAAGATAGAATATAACCACCCCTGTGCTCTTGATtagaagtattttatcataacaAATGTTAAACCACCCTCAAAATGTTCTGCATAACTCTTAGAATGTTCACAGTactgtttatgaaaaatttagGAAAATCAACTCTCCGCACTTTGGCATCCCTCCGAAAAAACGAAGTCGATGACATTGTCACTTTTGAATGATACATAAATCATCATGTAAGTATTATGTCTCAATTCGTTAGACAGttcattgttgattttttttaaatctattgtATTTGCAAGAATGCCTTTTTCCATTATATTCAATTTAGAAACAAATTTTGAAGTGGTcccttttaaaaatctaaatcgATAATTTTAACTTAagtaaaaattttatgaaaaaatcacCATTGTGAAATAAATTGGGTCCGTCGTCCTTAAGAGATcacatttaacataaataatatatagaaataacAGCACAAAACAATCCAAATTATTTACCCATAAAACAGACAAGGTCCCCATCGTGTGGTGTTTAACTTTGCCCCGGCCTCTAGATAAAGTTCCACGAGAACTTGAAGAGACGCTTGCGGTCGACTACAGCTTTTAGCAGACCTGGAATAAGTTCCTTGGTTGATATCAAAGATACTGTATAGTTCGTTTACTGGTTCCTGGAGGTTCAAATACTGCTGACGACCTTTGAGACCATTTACATCCGCCCCTGTTTAATAAATCAAAGATATATTTTACTTGTAAAACGTTAAACAATTAACACCAAACAATAATGtattaatgaaacaaaaataatctaGGAATGAATATGCAATTTTCTctaaattcatttcattttatattacgCATTTTATACATCTGAACAGACATAAAAAgacattttatcataaatcCGGACAACTAACTTTATTGTGTTGATGAATATCATTGATGCagtgaataaataaaactatagaTAAAACAACATCAATTCTATGTTTCTTTACTAAGTAAGTAAaacttttaaagtaaaatctCTACCTGAATTGAACAATAATTTAACCATCTCAGCATCTCGCGCATTTGTTGCATAATACAATGGTGGAACGCCCTCTTCAGACGCAAATCGGTTTTCCTGGGGACATAGGTTAACATCTGCCCCAAGTTTTATAAGTGAAGTGGCCAGTTTCAAATCCCTATACCTGAAATTCAGTTAATTTGcataacatgtataaaaaaaaaaaacacccgcGGAATACTCATATTTTGGAACTTTTTAATCACACAATGTGCAAGAACAGAACCAGATTAATTTTAAGGGAGTATTTGACGCTTGTTaatattaatgtgaattaaagtacattataattaaaatacttcaccggttaagaattttcaaatttttcaatatttaactaaaaaatacgtttaaaatatttaggaaaaggtataaattttaaaatcaccaGAGGGATTTGAATTGATACGTAGTGAACCTGTTTAACCCCTGCTCTACGCTGTTAGCTGACAactttgggaaagaaactattcataaaatcatacttgatttaatgcatatttcgataaataatacgtcACGACATGAAAgtgttccataccaccttaatcaTAATATTTTCAACTGTAGAAATAATCAAATCGCCATTTATGAGGTGAGCCTGTTTGTTCTATTTTGAAATCAACGTGATAAAGTGTACATTTGATGATGTATATTTAGAATGGGTTAAGGTCTGGACAGTGTGCACATTTACCGTAAGGTGTAGtataactatatttttaaactatggtttacaaaaataattatctttTAGTAAGAGGGTCAATCAATAAATACGAAGACAATTGGGTTGTCTATCATAATTGTTTCATAAAAGTCATAACTTACAGATTATGTTATACAGCAACAcatattttatagatatatgtaGTTTCATtccattttatgaaaaggtatTTCCGTTAACCGATTTTAAAaccaacatgttttgtcaccacggcgcacggtaacgttgaAAACACGAAGTCATGGTCACGCACGTACagttaaaagaaatatccaATCCTTATATCACCCTGAGTCTTCTGTGCTCTTCACCATACAATTTAAATCGGCACTATATCACTTGTCGTCTAATTTATTCACATTTGTTCGAAAATCATTCATGAGTTTGTTCCTCaaagttttcttcttttttaccGCATGTCTCTTCGTTTACAGTAAGAAAATCCCTAAATGTCAGATGACGCTGTTTAttcttttgacaaaatatttacagatattctactctcttccGGTCTGTTTGAAGTCCAAAATACAGCTACCACAACCCAAgcaaaatatgtaaaagttAAAAACAAATGTGAAAATAACCTTATACTTATTTTTCAACCATTGAGCATTCCACAGTTTTTATCGGCTTTTTTTTCGAGTTAAATCCATACTGTTTATACttttcgttgcgccgtgacgttcGGCGACGTTAacgtttttaatcaattttaaggACGACTAAATGTCTTTTGTTACTTATATCTGTTCAACAAATCTAcatatcccgtcattatttggtacaaaGTATATCATGACAATTCTTAATTttaggtttcaatattatttgtttttaagcccaatttatggagatattactttcaacataatatggttttttgTTGACAGAACACTAagtttgaccgtgcgccgtgacctaatttttgcaggattagattctaaataattcttagaaataaaggaatatataaacttttttttatttcaaatggttgaaaaaaattatttaaatatgtctACTTAATTTAGTAGTGATATGATGCTAAATAACATAGCTATggcaaaagtcttcgtattttttgatggACCCTCGTagatatttgatgtattttgactttattgtttttaCACAATTTAAGTTCAGGTATCGTCTATTACAAAATGAACTCACATGCATGCTATAACAAGGGGAGTATATTCTTTTAGGACCTTTATTCCATTGTTCTCGGAACATCCATACATTCCTCGCATCTTCAAGGTAACTTCATTTTTAACAAGAGTGTCGACACATTTTAATCGCActgtaaataaaagtaaaaacaaaatgttcagAAAAAAGTAGATATTGCTTCttcaaaatataatgttttcaaGATGTTTATATTGGCTTACTGTGTCTTgatacaaattaattttgatgCTTATTCGGAGTTGTTAAAGTAAGCTTACCTGACTTCCAGGCGTAATTTAGTAAATCCTCTTCATTTTTACACACTGGTGGTTCACTCGagaaatattgcaaaatttgtCCCATCTTCGAACAGCTAGTACATCAATCATGAAAATCTGTTTATAATCTAATAGTATAAAGCAAgcataatattattattttgagaATTAAAAATCCAAgctctttttaaataaatgaaacacatatataactgttttaaatttttaacaatgcgatttttttttctcaattttaaaTGATCTATCTTGAAGTTTGCAGAAAGGGCCCCccttttttaacaataaaaatattcaaattttttgacaaaaatatgtaCATCAAGAACACGCTCttagtaaaaaaatataacctAACTTAGACGAAATcagaatattttatttctaaagtcattgatgaaatgGGTTTCCATACAATTTAATCTTTCTCAGTGTTTACTGAATTTGATGTATGTAAACATGTTATTCAAAGCAGTTTCTGATTAATTAAGCTTGTAGATGAATGATTTTTGTTTCAGGAATGATTTTAGGTACAatatttattctataaaaatacataatcaTGTTTAAATACAAATACTTACCTGAAAACGCACCACAGGTGTGATGATTAGCTGTGTGTGTTTGTATACACCTTCACTTTATCATTGACTTGCCTATGTAAATCTCCGAAATGTGTCATACAAAAGTCAAGTCAGGTGAC
This genomic window from Crassostrea angulata isolate pt1a10 chromosome 8, ASM2561291v2, whole genome shotgun sequence contains:
- the LOC128158259 gene encoding uncharacterized protein LOC128158259, whose translation is MGQILQYFSSEPPVCKNEEDLLNYAWKSVRLKCVDTLVKNEVTLKMRGMYGCSENNGIKVLKEYTPLVIACMYRDLKLATSLIKLGADVNLCPQENRFASEEGVPPLYYATNARDAEMVKLLFNSGADVNGLKGRQQYLNLQEPVNELYSIFDINQGTYSRSAKSCSRPQASLQVLVELYLEAGAKLNTTRWGPCLFYGRGRVFKANRPTTLNIPGPYFKCDTAILLLQHGVDPNMYNLSDVWFQFSGHNCFRSNNDCVQFSTLLETFLGAGYHLTSADINNRFIRENLKRIDVNVEEPVSLKQMCRSAIRQRLRKSSKDTTIFPAIDTIHIPTQLKNYLKLRDIIDICSSSIHCRANF